From Bradyrhizobium sp. sBnM-33:
AAACCCGTGCAGCAGCAGCAACGGCGGGCCGTTACCGCCAACACGGGCGAAGATGCGGCCCGACGAGGTGTTGATCCATTGGGCCGCGTATCTCGGAAACAGATCGGCAAGATCGGGCATCTTCGCACTCTCCCGTCATCCGCTGTCTGTCATCATCCGCCAACGGTCGCGCGAATGCGCGCCCGATGACAGGCTCCAGCGGATGATCCAGTAAACACCAGCGTCGCGGTCAACAACAGGCGCCGCAGCGTACTGGATACCCCGCCTGCGCGGGGTATGACAGTCTTGCTTCAAACTTTGTTTGTCGTTGCCGCTGGCAGATCGCAGGTTTATGCCATCCCTCAAGCCTGACCAACAACAACAAGACGCGAGGAAACCAGCGATGTCGATCGATTTCGAAATCCCGGCCGAAGCCAAGGGGATCCGCGAAAAAGTCCGCAAATGGGTGCAGGAGGAATGCATCCCCGCGGAGAAGGAACTGGATACCAAGCCGCTCGCCGAGGTGCTCGGACCCTTGCGGGCAAAAGCCCGCGCGCGCGGCCTGTGGTGCCCGTGGGTGCCGAAGGAGTATGGCGGCATGGGCCTCGGCCCGCTCGCCAACGCGCTGGTGCAGATGGAGCTCGGCGAGAGCATGCTGGGTGCGCTCTCGATGAACACGCAGGGGCCCGACGACGCCTCGATGATGACGATCCTCGCCCACGGCACGGAATACCAGAAGGAGAAGTTCCTTAAACCGCTGCTCAACGGCGACAAACGGATCTGCTTCTCGATGACGGAGAAGGCTGCCGGCGCCGACGCCACCGGCATGCAGACCACCGCCGTAAAGGATGACAACGAAAATTATATCCTCAACGGCGAAAAATGGTTTTCCTCCTCCGCCAGCGTCGCCGACATGGCGCTGGTGATGGCCAAGACCGATCCGAACGCGCCACGGCACAAGCAGTATTCCACCTTCATCGTGGAGTTGCCGAACCCTGGCTACAAGATCAAGCGCAACGTCGCCAACATGGCGATCGAGGGGCCGCATGACGATGTGCTCCACGGTGGCCACTCCGAAATCGAGATCATGGATTTGAAGGTGCCGGCCGACAATCTGCTCGGCGGCGAAGGCAATGGTTTTGCCATGGGCCAGCACCGCCTCGCCTACGGCCGCCTGCGCCACGGCATGCACAACGTCGCCAAGGCGCAGCGCGCGCTCGACATGGCAGCCGCCCATGTCACCAAGCGCTCGACCTTCGGCAAGCTATTGGCCGACCGGCAGGCGGTGCAATTCATGCTCGCCGATTGCGCCAGCGAGCTCTATATCGGCCGCCTGATGCTGCTGCACATCGCCTACAAGGCGGAGAAGGGATTAGACATCCAGCAGGAGAACTCGATCGCAAAGATCTTCCACGCGCACATGGTGCACAAGGTGATCGACACCGCGATCCAGCTCCACGGCGCGCTCGGCTTCAGCCAGGATACGCCGCTGGCGAAGTGGTACACCCAAGTGCGCTCGCAGCGGCTGGTCGACGGTCCGGACGAGGTGCACAAATGGAAGATCGGCAAGAACGTCATCAAGGCGTTCCGCGAGCACGGCACGACGGCAAGCGCCGCGGGTGGGGATTTGCTCTGAACGTCATTGCGTATGGTCGGCACAGGCGCTCTTGCGCCGTGCCCACCTTCTATCGGAATTGCGTCAGGCAACGGGAGCCTCTGATCGGGCGCTGATTTGCCTGACCTGTTGGTTTTTCTCTTCTTACGATTTGATGCCGGTTAGCCGTGCGTGAAGTCGCCATGTTTCAGGCCGAGCGCTTTGACGGCTGCCTCCGGAAGCCGGCCCCACGCTTCAACCTTCTCGTTTGGAGCCATGACAGCCGCAACAATTGCGACGGCCTTCTCCGGATCCTGTTCGGCCACAAAGTAGACCGACCGGATCGGCGGACCGCCTTCCAATGGGTGAGTTGTCACCAGTACGACCTGACCATCTGCCATATCCGAGTATATCACGGCCGTTATCCACGGCAGCTGTGGAATGTCGCTGACGAGACACCCACCTCATCTTTCAGGCCAATCTCTTCCCGGAAGTGCCATCATGATCGAGAGCATCAGCGCAATCACACTCGCCACCCACGATATGCAACGCGCCGTCCAGTTCTACCGCTCACTTGGGTTTGACATGCTGTACGGCGGCGAAGTGTCGTCGTTTACGAGCTTTCGGGCTGGGACCGGCTATCTCAACCTGATTGCCCAGCCTGATCAACGGCGCTGGTCCTGGTGGGGGCGCGTCATTTTCTACGTCACCGACGTCAATGCATTTTACGACCGAGCGCTGGCGGCGGGGTGCCGGCCTGCGACCGAACCCCGCGATGCCGAATGGGGGGAACGCTACTTTCATCTCATCGATCCCGATGGGCACGAGCTCAGCTTCGCGCGGCCTTTGCGGTCTTCATAAATCCTCCACCGAAACGGCCGGATAAGTCACGCCCGCTGACCTTTCCGATTCCGCCGGTGGCAGCGCTGCAGGTGCTGTGTCAAGCTCGGCGTCATCAGGGTTCTAACCGGGGAGGACGGCCATGGTAGCTTACGTCGTGTTGGCGAATTTCACGGATCAGGGGATCCGCAACGCCAAGGACTCGCCGAAGCGCGCGGAGGCCTTCAAAGCAATGGCGAAGACGTTCGGAGTGACTGTGAGGGAAATCCTCTGGACTCAGGGACGATATGACATTGTGACCATCGTCGATGCGCCAGATGAGTTATCCTTCATGTCGCTCACGCTGAGCCTCGGCGCGCTAGGCAACGTTCGCACCGAGTCGCTGCGGGCCTATTCCGCAGACGAGATGACAAAGGCCGTCGGCAACATGCTTTGACAATCGCGTCCGCTCCGCTGGCAGTGTGCAGCGAAGCCGCGTCAACTTACATTCGGCTGTCGCAGGGCACCGATTCCGTTTGCCGACTTTGCGTCAGCCCCTGCCCCGCTCCGCCTCCACCGCCTGCCAGGCGATGTCGCGGCGGCAGAAGCCATCCGGCCATTTGATGCGGTCGACGGCCTGATAGGCACGCTCTCTGGCCTCAGTGACGGTCTTTCCCATCGCGCAGACATTCAGCACGCGTCCGCCATTGGCGACAATGTCACCGTTCTTCGCCACCGTACCGGCGTGGAAGATTTCGACACCCTCGATCTTGGCGGCGTCATCGAGCCCGTCGATGTGCGTGCCTTTCTTGTAGTCGCCCGGATAGCCCTTCGCCGCCATCACCACTGTCAACGCGGGCTCGGGATACCAGCGCAGGTCGAAATGCTTCAGTTCGCCATCACAAGACGCCAGAAATGCCGGAACGATGTCGGACATCATTCGCAGCATCAGCACCTGGCATTCGGGATCGCCGAAGCGAACATTGTATTCGAACAGTTTTGGCCCCTGCTCCGTCAGCATCACGCCAGCGTAGAGCACGCCGCGAAACGGCGTGCCGCGCTTCTTCATGCCGGCGACCGTCGGCAGGATGATGCGCGCCATGATCTGGTCGTGAATTTCTGGCGTCACGAACGGTGTCGGCGAATAGGCGCCCATGCCGCCGGTGTTCGGTCCCTCGTCATGGTCGAACACGCGCTTGTGGTCCTGCGCCGAGGCGAGCGGGATCGCGGTGTCGCCGTCGCATAGTGCGAAGAAGCTGATCTCGCGGCCGGCGAGGAATTCTTCGATCACGACTTCGGTGCCGGCCGCGCCGAACGCGCCATCGAACATCATGGCGACGGCCGCCTCGGCTTCATCAAGCGTTTTGGCGACGACAACGCCTTTGCCGGCGGCGAGGCCATCGGCCTTGACCACAATCGGCGCGCCTTGCGCGCGCACATAAGCCAGAGCATCATCGGCGGTAGTGAAGCGGCCATAGGCGCCAGTCGGAATATCGAATTCGCGGCACAGGTCCTTCGTAAATCCCTTTGAGCCCTCGAGTTGCGCCGCCTGCTTGCTCGGACCGAACGCCTCGATGCCCCCTTTCGCGAGATCGTCGACGATCCCGGCGGCAAGCGGCGTTTCCGGGCCCACCACGACGAGATCCACGGCGTTGCTTTTGCAGAACTCGATCACCGCGCGATGATTCGCAACGTCGAGCGCGACGCATTCAGCTTCGCGCGCGATACCGGCATTGCCCGGCGCGCACCACAGTTTGGTCAGCAGCGGGGAAGCGGCGATTTTCCACGCCAAAGCGTGTTCGCGGCCGCCGGAACCGAGCAGGAGAATGTTCATTCGGAGTGCAGCCAAGTGGAGGGGTTGCCGGCCATTGCGCGACGGTTTAGCACGGCAGGAGCCCGCCGCAACAACGTGTCCATTCCCGTGTGGATATGTGCCCTGGCTCCCCCAACATGGCCTCGGCACCTTGCGGAAGCGCCGGAAAAGGCCGATTCTACGCCCTGATATGCCAGCAGAAAACCTGATCAACGCGCCCGAATTCACCGTCTCGGAACTGTCCTCCGCGCTGAAGCGGACGGTCGAGGACGCCTACGGCCATGTCCGCGTCCGCGGCGAAATCTCCGGCTTCCGCGGGCCGCACTCCTCGGGGCACTGCTATTTCGCGCTGAAGGACGAGAGCGCCAAGATCGAAGCGGTCATCTGGAAGTTCGCCCATGCCCGGATGCGCTTCAAGCCGCAGGAGGGGCTCGAGGTCATCGCCACCGGCAAGCTCACGACCTATCCGGGCTCGTCGAAATACCAGATCGTCATCGAGGCGCTGGAGCCCGCCGGGATCGGCGCGCTGATGGCGCTGATGGAGGAGCGCAAGCGGAAGCTCGCGGCCGAGGGCCTGTTCGACGAGGCGCGCAAGCAATTGCTGCCGTGGCTGCCGGAAGTGATCGGCGTCGTCACCTCGCCGACCGGCGCGGTGATCAGAGACATCCTGCACCGCCTGGAGGACCGGTTTCCCCGCCGCGTGCTGGTGTGGCCGGTGAAGGTGCAGGGCGACGGCTCCGCCGAGCAGGTTGCGGCGGCCATCCGTGGCTTCAACGCGCTACCCGAGACCGGACGAATCCCGCGCCCCGATCTCCTTATCGTTGCGCGCGGCGGCGGCTCGCTGGAGGATTTATGGTCGTTCAACGAGGAGATCGTGGTTCGCGCTGCCGCCGAGAGCACGATCCCGCTGATTTCGGCCGTTGGCCATGAGACCGATATCACGCTGATCGATTTCGCCGCCGACAAGCGCGCGCCGACGCCGACGGCGGCGGCCGAAATGGCCGTTCCCGTGCGCAGCGAATTGTTCGCCGAGGTGGAAAGCCTGGCGCGGCGCACGATGGTGTGCTGGCAGCGCGGCCAGGAGAGCCGCCGCAATGAGTTGCGCGCCGCCGCCCGCGCGCTGCCAGGTTTGAGCGAACTGCTCGCGATCCCAAGGCAGCGGCTGGACCATCTCGGCGCCGCCCTGCCCCGCGGACTGAAGGCGAATACGCACGCCCATCACCGCCGCTTTTCGCATCTCAGCGCCGGCCTGACCCTGAAGGTGCTGCGCGGACAGGTCGCGCAGGCGAACCACCGTCTCACGGTATCGGGCGAACGGATCAGGCTGTCCGCCCGCGCGTTGCTGCGCAACCGGCGCGAACGCTTTGCCGGGCTGGAGGTCAGGCTGAAGGCGTCAAAACTGTCCAACGCGCAGGCGCAGCGCAACGCCATTGCGCGCGACCGCGAACGCACGCAACGGCTGGCCGAGCGCGCCCGCCGCGCGCTCGAGACCGCGATGCAGCGTCTCGAGGCGCGGGTCGCCCATAGCGGGCAATTATTGTCGGCGCTGTCCTATCGCGGCGTGCTCGCCCGCGGCTTTGCCCTGGTGCGCGACGAACACGGCCACGCCGTCCATGCCGCCGCCGCGGTCGGGCCGAGCGCACGTCTGTCCATCGAGTTCGCCGATGGCCGCGTGGCGGCGACCGCGGATGCGGACCGGCCGGCCACGACGACTGCCCCCGCGAGCCCTGCCAAGCCAGGCCCGCGCGAGGCCAAACCGGCAGCGCCGAAGCGCGTGCCAAAGCCAGTCGATCAGGGAAGTTTGTTTTAGCGCGCCAGCCACTCGGCGACGCGCGCTTGCGCATCCGACCGCGCATTCGCGTCGGTGCCGATATGGCCGTGTTCGGGCAATGCGGCGTCGGCACCCGCGATCGCCCGCAGCGGAAGGTTGGCGCGGTCGAAGTCGTGAGCTGCGCCGGGATAGACCACGATCCGCGCCAGCGCGCTGCGGCCGCGGGCGCCATCGACCATCTGGCGGCAGGCCGATGGCGAACTGACGTCGTCCTTCGCGCCAATCAACAGCAGCGTCGGCACCCGCGTGCTCCAGCCGAGGCCGGAGGAGATTCGGCAATCCGGATAGAACGCGATGGCCGAGCGGAAATCCGGTTGAGTCCCGCGCGACGATGATTGCGGGCGCACCGCCCACAGCACCGCGCTGGCGCCGTTGGCCCACCCGAGCAGGCTGATGCGGTCGCGCGCGACCCAGGGCTGCTGCAACAGCCATTGCCGCGACGCGTTGACATCGGCCACCCGCTCGCGGCGGGCCAGCACACGGCGCTCCTTGACACGGCATTGCGGGTCGAGCTCGCGCGAACCGTAACTGTCCGGCAACAGCACGGCATGGCCGGACTTCAGGAGCTGCTCCGCCCAGTCACGGTAGCGCGGCAGCACCGGCTCGGATTGCCCGCTCAATCCGCCGCAGCCATGCAGCGCGATTACCGTGGGAAATGGGCCGTCACCATCAGGCTTATAGAGCTGCGCGCGGAGGGTCAGACCGGTCGCCGGGATATCGACCTGGCGCGGGGCCGGCAACGGCGCGGCACCAGCCGTGCAGGCCGCAGCAAGGAGCGTCAGGGATAGCGTTGCTGACAACAGGCGCATCGGTCTCTGTCGGATCGGTATGACGCTGCGAGCACAATAAAATTCACGCTATCATGCAGGTGGGCACAAAATCATCACAAGTAGGTGGGTTTCCGGGGCGGACAGTATGACCTATTTATGATAGGTCGAATCCGGAAAATAGACTTAAGGCCGCCCACGCGGGCGGGCCCCATCGGAGAGTTTGGCGGTGCTCAATAAATTCGGCCCCTCGGGCCATGGCGAAGCGCAGGTGCAGTATCTGGACGGCGATTTCCGCGTGATCTCGCCCGGAACCTACGTGCGCTGCGCCGTCACCGACGTGCGGATTCCGCTCGATGAATTGAAGTACTGGAGCGTCGATCTGCAGGAGGCCTATTCGGTTCCGGGCGCCGTACTGCAGCGACACTTTCCCGGCGCGCTGAAGACGCAGGGCTAGGATTGCTTCGTAGCCCGGATGAGCGCAGCGATATCCGGGGCCGGTGTCGCCTTCGTTCCCGGATTTCGCTGCGCTCATCCGGGCTACGATTCTTTCCTCTCGCGTGCCTTGAAGAGCCGGTCAGCGACGAATTTTCGCAGGCGCGCAGGATCGTCGAACTCTAATGTTACCGCGAACGGCACGATGTGCTGCGCTTGATCGCGCAGCCGCGCCAGATCCTTCTCCGTCGTCACCAATGTCAGCCCGTCGCGCCGAGCCTCGGTAATCAAGCCTTCGATCTCGGCTTGCGAATACGGATGATGATCGGCGAAGGCCTGCTGCCTGACGACATCGATGCCGCTGGCGCGCAGCGTGTTGAAAAACCGCACGGGATCGCCGATGCCGGCAAATGCCAGCACGCGCTTGCCCCGAAGCGCGGCGACCGGCGCTTCTTCCGGCTTCAGATGCGCGCGCAATACCGGCCTGCCCTGTGCGGCAATCTCGGCGGCCACGGGCTCGGCAGCGGTGCCGTTGCCGACAATGATCAGCGCGTCGGTGCGCGCCAGTTGCGGCCGCAGCGGCGCGCGCAGCGGGCCGGCGGGAAATACTTTCCCGTTGCCGATCCCGCGTTCGCTGTCGATCACGATCAGGGATGCGTCCTTGATAATCGACGGATTCTGGAAGCCGTCGTCCATCAGGATTACGGTCGCGCCTTGCGAGCGCGCCAGCGGCACGCCCTCGGCGCGTTTGCGCGACACCACGACCGGCAGATGGCCTGCCAGCATTAGCGGTTCGTCGCCGACATCGGTCGCCGCATGCCGCTCAGGATCGACCCGGACCGGCCCGCGCAATTCGCCGCCATAGCCGCGGCTGAGCACGACCGGGGTCTCGCCGAGGTCGCGCATGAGCTTCGCCAGCGCCAGTACGGTCGGCGTCTTGCCGGCGCCGCCAACGTGGTAATTGCCGACGCAGAGCACCGGAATGCCGGCATTCAATCCCTTGCGCTGCAGGCGCTGTGCGGCGATGGCGCCATAAAGCGCGCCGAGCGGTTTCAACAGATGCGAGTTGAGCGAGGACGGGCCGTGCCAGAAGCCCGGCTCACGCATTGCCGGTTCCCATCTCGATCCGCAACTGCAGCAGATACGGCTCGAGCGCAGAGAGCGTTCGCTCCAGCGCGCCGCCGAGCTGACCGACCACACGCTCGGATGCGGTGAGCACAGCTTCGCGCGCCTTGGGATCGGCGAGCAACTGCCCGAACTGCTTGACCAGCGCCTCCTGCGTATCGGCCCGCCGCGCGCCGCCTGCCGAATCGAGAGCTTCGTACACATCGGTGAAGTTGAAGACGTGAGGGCCGTGCACGATCGAGGCGCCGAGCTTGATCGCCTCGATCGGATTCTGCCCGCCATGCTCGACCAGCGATCCGCCCATGAACACGATTGGCGCCAGCCGGTAGAACAGTCCTAGTTCGCCCATGGTGTCGGCGACATAGATGTCGGTCGTGGCGGTGGGCAAGTCCTCGTGCGAGCGCAGGGTCGGATTGAGGCCTGATGCGGAGATCATGCTCGCGATGGCCTCGCCGCGATCGGGGTGCCGCGGCACGATCACCGTCAGCAGCCCCGGGAAGAATCCGGCGAGCGTCCGGTGGGTTGCCGTCACGATTTCTTCTTCGCCGGGATGCGTGGAGGCCGCGACCACCACCGGGCGGCCGCGTGTCATCGACATCAGCATATCCAGCTTGTTGGCGTCGGCCGGCGGCGCCGGAACATCGAGCTTGAGATTTCCCGTCACCATGACGTTGCGGCTGCCCAGCGCGGCAAAACGATCCGCATCGGTCTGCGACTGCGCCAGGCAGATGTCGAACTTGTCGAGCAGCGCCGAAATGGTGCCGGCGACCCGGCGCCATCGGGGAAACGAGCGCTGCGACATCCGTCCATTGATCAGCACCATCGGCAGCCGCCGCGCGGCGCTCGACAGAATTAGGTTTGGCCACAGGTCGGACTCGATGAAGAGCGCCAGCGACGGACGCCAATGATCGAGGAATCGCGCGACGTAGCGCGGCGAGTCGTAGGGGACATATTGATGGATCACGTCCGGGGGAAACCGCTTAGCGACGATCGCAGCCGAAGTTACGGTGCCCGACGTCAGGAGGATGCGCAGGTCCAGGGCCCGCAGCCGCTCGATCAGCGCCGCCGCCGCCAGCACTTCACCAACGCTGGCGCCATGAATCCACACCAGCGGCCCTGCAGGGCGAACATCGGCGCTCATGCCGCGGCGCTCGCCGACCCGCGCCGGGTCTTCCTTGCCGAGCTTCAAGCGCCGGTTGATCACCGCGGGTGCCAGCGGCACCATCGCGGATGATAGGCTCCGGTAGACGCGCAACGTCATCGGCAGCGAATTAGCCAAGAGCGGCCTCCGGACGCCCGACCGCCTTGTACGCGCGGCGGGTCGCTTCGTTCAGATAAGCTTCTACCTGAAGACGCAGCTTTTCCATAGTCTCGGCGTCGGCATCCGGCGGCACGTATACATGTTCAATGCCTACCACGGCACCGCGCCCGAATGGCAAATTGATGGTGGTGGAATCCCAGTTTTTCAACCTGATGAAGCGGCTGGTCACCATCGCAAACGGCATGATCGGGCGCCCGGACTCCCGCGCCAGCATGATAATGCCCAGCCCCACGACCCGCGCTCGTTTTGGCACGTCGGCGGTCGTGGCGACGTTCCACTTTTCTTCGAGCGCCTGCAGCATTTCCCGGAAGGCGCCGACGCCGCCCTTGCGGTGAAATGCTCCACCATGATCACCGGAACCTCTGATCGTGCCGATGCCGAGCCGCTCGGCGGCGATGGCGTTGAACTCGCCGTCGCGATGCCGCGAAATCAGGACCTTGGCGCGGTGGCTCTCCTTGGTCTTGATGAACGGCGTCATGAAATGCTGGCCGTGCCAGAACGCGAAGATCGCCGGCATCTCCGGCTCGACGATGTCATAGACGTTGGCCGGCTCGTAGCTGAAGCGGTTGGTCAGCCAGACCAGCCGCAAATATTCGGCCGCGAGCACACCCAGCGCGCGCTGAACCCAGGTGCTGCGCAGCAAATCGCGAAGGAACCGTTTCAACTGGAGGACTTCGTGTCTTGACCTGGGTCGAGCAGCCGGTGGAGGTGAACCACGAAGTAGCGCATGTGGGCGTTGTCCACGGTCTGTTGCGCCTTCGCCTTCCAGGCCGCGAGAGCGGATGCGTAATTGGGGTACACGCCGACGATGTCGACCTGGTCGAGGTCCTTGAACGTGACGTGTTCGAGGTCGGTCAGCTCGCCGCCGATGACGAGATGCAGCAATTGCTGCGGGGCACTATCTGGCATGATGGTCTTTCCTAACGAGGTGCCCGGCAAGCAAGTGTGATAGTGTGAATCGCGGTATCAACGGGATGATGTGAGGCACTTTCGACGGATTCAGGGCAACCAACGATCCCGGAAATGCTCGACAATGCGCGCATGCCGATCGTATCCCGCCGCCACCAGCACCCCGTGCACCACCTCCCGGCGATTATACTCAATCGCATCCCCCGAGAGCGCGGTCATTCTACCATTCGCTTCCTGCACGATCAAATTCGCCGCGGCAAGATCCCAATCGCGGCTCTGGCCGCCTGCAAAAGCGGCATCGAGACTGCCATCCGCGACCCGGCATAGCCGCAGCGCCAGTGATCCGATTCGCGGATGCAGCGTGATATCTTCGGGCGACGAACTCAGCCGCTGCACCAGTGGCTTTGGGCCGGCCATGCGGGAAAAATCCAACTCCGTTCCTGCGGATGCCCGGACCTGCCTTTCGTTCAGCGTGGTGCCTTTGCCTCGCACCGCGAAGAAGAATTCGTCGCTTGCGGGCGCGAACACTGCGGCCAGTACCGGGGTTGAGCCCGCGACCAGCGCCACGCTCACGCACCAGTCTTCGCGATGCGCGAGATAGGCGCGGGTGCCGTCGATCGGATCGACGATCCAGACCAGCTCCTTGCCCAGGCGCGTATCGTCATCGACGCTTTCCTCGGACAGCCAGCCATAATCCGGCGTCGCCGCCCGCAGCCGACGCTCGACGAGGTCGTTCACAGCCATGTCGGCCTCGGAGACCGGCGAGGAAGCGCCCTTGATCCAGTTCTTCAATTCGGTGCGAAACAGCGATAGCGCCAGCGCACCGGCTTCGCGCACGGTGTCCTTCAGCAGCGCGGCATCGCGCGCCCAGATCCGGTCGGCGGTATCAACGTCCGCCAAGCGTCAGCCCCTCGATGCGCAGCGTCGGCGCGTTGACGCCGTAGCGGAATTCCAGGTCGTTGGCGGGAACGAGCGATTTGAACATCGCCAGCAGGTGCCCCGCGATCGTCACCTCGCTGACGGGATAAGTGATCTCGCCGCTCTCGATCCAGAAGCCGGAGGCGCCGCGGCTGTAATCGCCGGTCACGCCGTTGACGCCGGAGCCGATCAGGTCGGTGACATAAAAGCCCTGCTTGATATCGGAGATCAGTTCCTTCGGCGTCATCGTGCCGGGTTCGAGATGCAGATTGTACGAGCCTGGCGACGGCGACGACGAGACGCCGCGATGGGCATGTCCGGTCGTGACCATCCCGAGCTCGCGCGCGGTGGCGCAGTCCAGCAGCCACGTGGTCAGCACGCCCTCATCGATGAGCGCAAGCTTCTTCACTTTGACGCCCTCGGCGTCAAACGTCTGCGAGCGCAGACCGCGGACACGTAAGGGATCATCGATGATGCGGATGTTCTTCGAAAACAACTGCTCGCCGAGCTTGTCCTTGAGGAAGCTGGTCTTGCGCGCGATCGAGGCGCCGTTGATAGCGCCGACGAGATGGCCAACCAGCGACCCCGAGACGCGGGGATCGTACACGACAGGCACCTTGCAGGTTTCGACCTTGCGCGGATTGGACCGAGCGACGGTACGCTCGCCTGCCCTGCGGCCGACGCTTTCGGGAGAATCGA
This genomic window contains:
- a CDS encoding TldD/PmbA family protein — protein: MNSSPSTASPLSKTPATSDLFDQSALSTLAQRLVEAAKRAGADAADAVAVRGVSQGVEVRDGRVEESERSEGDDVGLRVLVGQRQAVVSTNDISGDGVAKLAERAVAMARVAPDDKYVGLADPSLLAREFADLDLLDRNIPTTSELERRAVEAEAAALAVKGVTKSGGASASSGIGGMVLVTSTGFHGSYLRSSHGISVTAISGEGTGMERDYDFTSAPHASDLDSPESVGRRAGERTVARSNPRKVETCKVPVVYDPRVSGSLVGHLVGAINGASIARKTSFLKDKLGEQLFSKNIRIIDDPLRVRGLRSQTFDAEGVKVKKLALIDEGVLTTWLLDCATARELGMVTTGHAHRGVSSSPSPGSYNLHLEPGTMTPKELISDIKQGFYVTDLIGSGVNGVTGDYSRGASGFWIESGEITYPVSEVTIAGHLLAMFKSLVPANDLEFRYGVNAPTLRIEGLTLGGR
- a CDS encoding inositol monophosphatase family protein, with the protein product MADVDTADRIWARDAALLKDTVREAGALALSLFRTELKNWIKGASSPVSEADMAVNDLVERRLRAATPDYGWLSEESVDDDTRLGKELVWIVDPIDGTRAYLAHREDWCVSVALVAGSTPVLAAVFAPASDEFFFAVRGKGTTLNERQVRASAGTELDFSRMAGPKPLVQRLSSSPEDITLHPRIGSLALRLCRVADGSLDAAFAGGQSRDWDLAAANLIVQEANGRMTALSGDAIEYNRREVVHGVLVAAGYDRHARIVEHFRDRWLP